CATCAGGATTGCTACAAATTGGTTATACCGTACCTGTTTGTTCATCAACACATAGATAACAGGGTTGAACAACGCTGAGCTCTTTGAGAAGAAGGCAGGGATAGCCATGGCTGTTGCTGAGAACGCAGCTCCCTTGTTGAAGAAGATCCACGCAGCAAAGCTAGCATATGGAGTCCAGGCCACCAGGAAGCCCAACACCATCAGGATGCACATGCGCGTCACTTCCCTCTCAGCTTTCTGGGTGGACTCTGACTCCTGCTGCTGAGCTGCGGCCTGAAAATTAGGTCAACATCAGTTATATTCTCTCACATTGATCAGCTTAAAAATCTACAATTTCATATAAAAGCAACATCATCAGATAAAGTCTCTTACCGCCTTCACTGTGCACACTAAGTTTCCATAAGTGAAGAAGATGGTGAAGACGGGAACACAGAAGTGGCAGGAGAACATGTACATGACGAATGATTCGTTGTTGTAGCCTGGGGCCGAGGTGTAGTAGTCGGGTCCACAGGAAACCTGAATACCCTCAGGAATGTACCTGCGAATACAAGACATGTACAATGTGGGATGCATCATATAAAATGTTGACATTATATGCTACAACCTTTCTGTGTCTAACCTTAGAAGTAAGAACatgaaaatcacacacacagcagttttGATTGAGACTGTAATCGTGCAACATGTCATGTTAAAGGCCATTGTACGTAGGACTTCATGAAGTATTGTTGTATGAACATCAAATAATTCAAAGCATAATGGCAGTGGCACCGAAAGTAGAGTACCATGTGTGTTACCATGTAATGGTCACTTGGTAAGAATCCTGACTATGAAACTATGGGAAATGAGTGAAATCTCATAAATATAATGGGTGGATTGTCCTTTCAAAATCCTACAATAATCATTCATTCTAATGCATGCACTCTTTAAAGCAAAGATAAAGAGAGATAGCCAATCCCCACAGTATCTACAAAGGCTACACGATGCTAACCAGATGCTAAGATTCAAAAAGTAAAACAGGGGCAGCAAATGTTAGTGATGTCAGTCAGTAGACTGTCATCAGTACTGATTAAAACCCTAGAACAAATGAACCGCTTTCCCATTTGTTCTCATGATAATTCAGAAAAAGACGGTAGGAGATCATTTGATTTGATGgtaaatatgaaactacaaaatccAGAGTCATTTGATCATATGAGATGTCATTAGTGGCTGAAGTGGATTTAAGAAAGACATGCCTGACGCCAAACTTAGCCACACCCATTTTCAGACCAAAGAAGCATCTGGAGGATGCAAATTTTGGGATTTTtcatccattttcattcattgaaTATAACACCACATAAAGGGCACACTACTTCCTGCATTGGCACTAAATGCTGCCATTAAACGTAAACTTTGAGGTGAGGAATAAACTAATATTAGCGTAATTTCTAGGGATACTATGCTGGTAGACAAGTCGTCATTGTACCTGTATATAGTGTAGTGTGCCTCATGCAGTTTCACTTACAGTAAACCCAGCAACTACTGTACTGTTTGCACTTGTACGGAGTCTGAAGTCAAATATGAGTGAGCTTTCTTAAAATGATTGAGAATAGGGATTTCAGGATCAGCTATCCTTGTTTGTGCTTTTCTTGCTTACACAGAGAAATGAGTCACAGAGAAAGTCAACAATACAGTAGATCCTGTTCATCACTAACATGGCTGTAAGCAGACTGAACTTAGACCCCATAAAAAGGGAGCAACCTCGATATCTGGAGATAATCCACTTAATccatttaaatcaaatcaaatcaaatcaaataaatttatttttgtatagcgtcaaatcacaacagaagttatctcaagacgctttatatatagagcaggtctatgaccgtacaccatagtttagagacccaacaggatccaccaagcgcactgtggccaggaacaactccccgattactgggaagaaacctggagcagaaccgggcgcagggcgggcggccatctgtcgagaccggctggggggacagatagatagagagagagtgagagagagagagagagagagagagagatagatagagagagagagatagagaaacagccacaatagcagtctagcagctgtaatagctaatacaagtaggactgataacacaaaaccaatagtggtggatggaaagagtgataatacaactatcggaaagccagcactgtccagcatctctcctcagtacgtccatgtgtattggtgtgggacgtccctgtgatcgatgcccgtgcgttggttcctgcagcatcagcatgcttgctaggagctcttgatgtctttggcagtgattgagaagtgttattctccaggctgccacat
This portion of the Sebastes fasciatus isolate fSebFas1 chromosome 1, fSebFas1.pri, whole genome shotgun sequence genome encodes:
- the LOC141776959 gene encoding green-sensitive opsin-like, whose amino-acid sequence is MGVAKFGVRYIPEGIQVSCGPDYYTSAPGYNNESFVMYMFSCHFCVPVFTIFFTYGNLVCTVKAAAAQQQESESTQKAEREVTRMCILMVLGFLVAWTPYASFAAWIFFNKGAAFSATAMAIPAFFSKSSALFNPVIYVLMNKQFRNCMLSTVGMGGMVDDETSVSTSKTEVSSVS